The Onychomys torridus chromosome 4, mOncTor1.1, whole genome shotgun sequence genome includes a window with the following:
- the Dlx2 gene encoding homeobox protein DLX-2 translates to MTGVFDSLVADMHSTQITASSTYHQHQQPPSGAGAGPGGSSNSSSSNGSLHKPQESPTLPVSTATDSSYYTNQQHPAGGGGGGASPYAHMGSYQYHASGLNNVSYSAKSSYDLGYTAAYTSYAPYGTSSSPVNNEPDKEDLEPEIRIVNGKPKKVRKPRTIYSSFQLAALQRRFQKTQYLALPERAELAASLGLTQTQVKIWFQNRRSKFKKMWKSGEIPTEQHPGASASPPCASPPVSAPASWDFGAPPRMGAGGPGSGGSGAGSSGSSPSSAASAFLGNYPWYHQASGSASHLQATAPLLHPSQTPQAHHHHHHHHHAGGGAPVSAGTIF, encoded by the exons ATGACTGGAGTCTTTGACAGTCTGGTGGCTGATATGCACTCGACCCAGATCACCGCCTCCAGCACgtaccaccagcaccagcagcccCCGAGCGGTGCCGGCGCCGGCCCTGgcggcagcagcaacagcagcagcagtaacgGCAGCCTGCACAAGCCCCAGGAGTCGCCGACCCTCCCGGTGTCCACAGCTACGGACAGCAGCTACTACACCAACCAGCAGCAcccggcgggcggcggcggcgggggggcCTCGCCCTACGCGCACATGGGCTCCTACCAGTACCACGCCAGCGGCCTCAACAACGTCTCCTACTCCGCCAAAAGCAGCTACGACCTGGGCTACACCGCCGCGTACACCTCCTATGCGCCCTACGGAACCAGTTCGTCCCCAGTCAACAACGAGCCTG ACAAGGAAGACCTCGAGCCTGAAATCCGGATAGTGAACGGGAAGCCAAAGAAAGTCCGCAAACCACGCACCATCTACTCCAGTTTCCAGCTGGCGGCCCTTCAGCGGCGCTTCCAGAAGACCCAGTATCTGGCGCTGCCAGAAAGAGCCGAGCTGGCGGCATCTCTGGGCCTCACCCAGACTCAG gtCAAAATCTGGTTCCAGAACCGCCGATCCAAGTTCAAGAAGATGTGGAAAAGCGGCGAGATCCCCACGGAGCAGCACCCCGGAGCCAGCGCTTCCCCACCTTGTGCCTCCCCGCCGGTCTCGGCGCCAGCCTCCTGGGACTTCGGCGCGCCGCCGCGGATGGGGGCCGGCGGCCCGGGCAGCGGAGGCAGTGGCGCGGGCAGCTCCGGCTCCAGCCCCAGCAGCGCCGCCTCGGCGTTTCTGGGAAACTACCCGTGGTATCACCAGGCTTCGGGCTCCGCTTCGCACCTGCAGGCCACCGCGCCCCTTCTGCATCCCTCACAGACACCGCAggcgcaccaccaccaccaccatcaccaccacgcAGGCGGGGGCGCCCCGGTGAGCGCGGGGACGATTTTCTAA